A genomic window from Paucibacter sp. KCTC 42545 includes:
- a CDS encoding VOC family protein, translating to MILDHIGIPVSDYAAAKQFFAQALAPLNISLVLEVKGWAGFGRAGRPQFWFGQGESGAVAAPQHIAFAAENRAQVRAFYEAALQAGAKDNGAPGIREIYHPHYYGAFVIGPDGYNVEAVCHLPTE from the coding sequence ATGATTCTTGACCACATTGGCATCCCCGTCAGCGACTATGCCGCCGCCAAGCAGTTCTTTGCCCAAGCCTTGGCGCCGCTGAACATCAGCCTGGTGCTGGAAGTGAAAGGCTGGGCGGGATTTGGCCGCGCAGGCCGGCCGCAGTTCTGGTTTGGTCAGGGCGAGAGCGGCGCGGTGGCCGCGCCCCAGCACATCGCTTTTGCAGCGGAGAACCGCGCCCAGGTGCGGGCCTTTTACGAGGCCGCCTTGCAAGCCGGCGCCAAAGACAATGGCGCGCCCGGCATCCGCGAGATTTACCACCCGCACTATTACGGCGCCTTCGTGATCGGACCGGACGGGTATAACGTCGAGGCTGTATGTCATTTGCCGACCGAATGA
- a CDS encoding GNAT family N-acetyltransferase, which produces MTEAVIVLTTERLRLRHMTVDDAAFMLRLLNEPSWLRFIGDRGVKTLADAQSYILNGPVEMVSRLGFGFYIVELKDQAGPMGPVAPVGICGLAQRPYLEDVDIGFAFLPEFWGQGYAFEAAAAVLALAHTRLGLRRVLATVRPGNQSSIKLLEKLGLRYEKTMPHPLGDSAEGARELMLYAYEAPRQPTP; this is translated from the coding sequence ATGACTGAGGCCGTGATCGTTCTGACGACCGAGCGCCTGCGCTTGCGCCACATGACGGTGGATGACGCCGCCTTCATGCTGCGCCTGCTGAATGAGCCCTCATGGCTGCGCTTCATCGGCGACCGTGGCGTCAAGACCCTGGCCGATGCACAAAGCTATATCTTGAACGGCCCGGTTGAGATGGTGAGTCGCCTGGGCTTTGGCTTTTACATCGTGGAGCTCAAGGACCAAGCTGGACCCATGGGCCCGGTCGCCCCTGTCGGCATTTGCGGCCTGGCCCAGCGGCCCTATCTGGAGGATGTGGACATCGGCTTTGCTTTTTTGCCCGAGTTCTGGGGCCAGGGCTATGCCTTCGAGGCCGCCGCGGCGGTGCTGGCATTGGCGCACACGCGGCTAGGCCTGCGGCGCGTGCTGGCCACCGTGCGCCCGGGCAATCAAAGCTCGATCAAGCTGCTTGAAAAACTGGGGCTGCGTTATGAAAAAACCATGCCGCACCCGCTGGGCGATAGCGCCGAGGGTGCCCGCGAGTTGATGCTTTATGCCTACGAGGCGCCAAGGCAGCCGACGCCTTGA
- a CDS encoding alpha-hydroxy acid oxidase has protein sequence MPTITCIEDLRALAEKRVPRMFYDYADSGSWTEGTYRANSSDFAPIQFRQRVAVNMENRSLATQMVGVDTKMPVAIAPTGLTGMQHANGEMLAAMAAKKFGIPFTLSTMSICSIEDIAAHTQAPFWFQLYMMRDRDAMVRMIERARAARCSALVLTLDLQVIGQRHKDLKNGLSAPPRPTLRNILNLLTKPRWCLGMAGTRRHTFGNLVGHVKGVSDMSSLAAWTNEQFDPRLSWADVEWVKKQWGGKLILKGIMDVEDAKLAAQSGADAIIVSNHGGRQLDGAESSIHALPRIVAAVGDQIEVHMDSGIRSGQDVLKAWALGARGTYIGRAFLYGLGAMGEAGVTKALEIIHKELDVSMAFCGHTQIQSVGRDILVPGSFKL, from the coding sequence ATGCCCACCATCACCTGCATCGAAGACCTGCGCGCCTTGGCCGAAAAGCGCGTGCCCCGCATGTTCTACGACTACGCCGACTCCGGCAGCTGGACCGAAGGCACTTACCGCGCCAATAGCTCGGACTTCGCGCCCATCCAGTTCCGCCAGCGCGTTGCCGTGAACATGGAAAACCGCAGCCTGGCCACGCAGATGGTGGGCGTGGACACCAAAATGCCGGTGGCTATTGCGCCCACCGGCCTGACCGGCATGCAGCATGCCAACGGAGAAATGCTGGCGGCAATGGCGGCCAAGAAGTTCGGCATCCCCTTCACGCTCTCGACCATGAGCATCTGCTCGATCGAGGACATTGCCGCCCACACCCAAGCGCCTTTTTGGTTCCAGCTCTACATGATGCGCGACCGTGACGCCATGGTGCGCATGATCGAACGCGCCCGCGCCGCGCGTTGCAGCGCCCTGGTGCTGACGCTGGACTTGCAGGTGATCGGTCAGCGCCACAAAGACCTCAAAAACGGCCTCAGCGCGCCGCCGCGCCCGACCCTGCGCAACATCCTCAATCTGCTGACCAAGCCCCGCTGGTGCCTCGGCATGGCGGGCACGCGCCGCCACACTTTTGGCAATTTGGTCGGCCATGTCAAAGGCGTCAGCGATATGAGTTCGCTGGCGGCCTGGACCAATGAGCAGTTCGACCCGCGCCTGAGCTGGGCCGATGTGGAGTGGGTCAAAAAGCAATGGGGCGGCAAGCTCATCCTCAAAGGCATCATGGATGTGGAAGACGCCAAGCTGGCGGCGCAAAGCGGTGCCGACGCCATCATCGTCAGCAACCATGGCGGCCGGCAGCTGGACGGCGCCGAGTCCAGCATCCATGCCCTGCCCCGCATCGTGGCCGCCGTGGGCGACCAGATCGAGGTGCATATGGACAGCGGCATCCGCAGCGGCCAAGACGTGCTCAAGGCCTGGGCCCTGGGCGCCCGCGGCACCTATATCGGCCGCGCTTTTCTCTACGGCCTGGGCGCCATGGGTGAAGCCGGTGTGACCAAGGCGCTGGAGATCATCCACAAGGAATTGGACGTCAGCATGGCGTTTTGCGGCCACACCCAGATTCAATCCGTCGGGCGCGATATCTTGGTGCCCGGCAGCTTCAAGCTCTGA
- the dinB gene encoding DNA polymerase IV, which yields MSSPPLSKPDGPAPLPERLIAHLDMDAFYASVELLRYPELKGQAVVIGGRRAHAPVDLPDGTRRYARLRDYTGRGVVTTSTYAARDLGVFSGMGLMKAALRAPDAILLPTDFDAYRHYSRLFKQAVAEVAPVIEDRGIDEIYIDLSEVAGVREAVGHDPQGGLRAVAREIKNSVLRATGLTCSIGITPNKLLSKIASEMDKPDGITLLMADEIEARIWPLGVRKVNGIGPKAGAKLLALGLETVGDVAAAPPALLIEHFGKSFGAWLHEASHGRDQRAVVTHSEPVSISRETTFERDLHAVHDRAELGAIFTRLCEQLASDLTRKNYLGRTVGIKLRFEGFHTVTRDLTLDAPTQDAQAIRRAAGACLKRVPLDKRIRLLGVRMGSLSRPGEALSRKRSKLAAAGLSIPVAENLSLF from the coding sequence ATGAGCAGCCCTCCCCTCTCAAAACCTGACGGCCCAGCCCCCCTGCCCGAGCGCCTGATCGCGCATCTGGACATGGACGCTTTCTACGCCTCGGTGGAGTTGTTGCGCTACCCCGAGCTCAAAGGCCAGGCGGTGGTGATTGGCGGGCGCCGCGCCCATGCGCCGGTGGACCTGCCCGACGGTACACGCCGTTACGCCCGCTTGCGCGACTACACCGGCCGCGGCGTCGTTACTACCAGCACCTATGCAGCGCGGGACCTGGGCGTGTTCTCCGGCATGGGCTTGATGAAAGCCGCCCTGCGCGCGCCCGACGCCATCCTCTTGCCGACGGACTTTGATGCCTACCGCCACTACTCGCGCCTGTTCAAACAGGCCGTGGCCGAGGTGGCGCCGGTGATTGAAGACCGGGGGATTGACGAAATTTATATCGACCTCAGCGAGGTGGCCGGCGTGCGCGAGGCCGTGGGCCACGACCCGCAAGGTGGCCTGCGCGCCGTAGCCCGCGAGATCAAGAATTCGGTGCTGCGCGCCACCGGGCTGACCTGCTCGATCGGCATCACGCCCAACAAACTGCTGTCCAAAATCGCTTCCGAGATGGACAAGCCCGATGGCATCACGCTGTTGATGGCGGATGAGATCGAGGCCCGCATCTGGCCGCTGGGCGTGCGCAAGGTCAATGGCATCGGCCCCAAGGCGGGCGCCAAGCTGCTGGCCTTAGGGCTGGAGACGGTGGGCGATGTGGCGGCCGCCCCGCCTGCGCTGCTGATCGAGCATTTCGGCAAGAGCTTTGGCGCCTGGCTGCACGAAGCCTCGCACGGGCGCGACCAACGCGCGGTAGTCACCCACAGCGAGCCGGTCAGCATCAGCCGCGAAACCACCTTCGAGCGTGACCTCCACGCCGTGCATGACCGGGCCGAGCTGGGCGCCATCTTCACCCGCTTGTGTGAGCAGTTAGCGTCTGACCTGACGCGCAAGAACTACCTCGGCCGCACCGTCGGCATCAAGCTGCGCTTTGAAGGCTTTCACACCGTCACCCGTGACCTCACGCTGGATGCCCCCACCCAGGACGCCCAAGCCATACGCCGCGCCGCCGGTGCCTGCCTCAAACGCGTGCCGCTGGACAAACGCATACGCCTGCTCGGTGTGCGCATGGGCAGCTTGAGCCGCCCCGGGGAAGCCCTGAGCCGCAAACGCAGCAAACTAGCCGCTGCGGGGCTTAGCATCCCAGTGGCCGAGAATCTCAGCTTGTTTTAA